One Patescibacteria group bacterium genomic region harbors:
- a CDS encoding co-chaperone GroES: MKIQPLADRIVLEQLEQLEQTKSGIILPDSAQEKPKMAKVLEVGKEVKEVAAGDTVLYKSYGPDEVKVDNKDYMIAKEEDILAVIK, translated from the coding sequence ATGAAGATCCAACCACTAGCAGATCGTATTGTGTTAGAACAACTTGAACAGTTAGAACAGACCAAGAGTGGCATTATATTGCCCGACAGTGCCCAGGAGAAGCCCAAGATGGCCAAGGTTCTTGAAGTCGGTAAGGAAGTCAAAGAAGTAGCTGCGGGCGACACAGTGCTCTATAAGAGCTATGGCCCAGATGAAGTAAAGGTAGATAATAAAGATTATATGATAGCCAAAGAGGAAGATATCCTCGCGGTGATAAAATAA
- a CDS encoding phosphomannomutase/phosphoglucomutase — MLFNPSVFKAYDIRGESAKGVSPELAYRVGQSMAQYLPPGQVAVGKDMRLDSIDLADNIVRGLTEQGRDVLDIGQVSTDMLYYAIESKGLAGGAMVTASHDPRGYNGIKLTSKGGAPIGMGSGLEIIRSMAKDMVFSPAVDIGSVEKIDITNLWVDFAIKAAGSIDRPLKVAWDAGNGMGGIVVESLLKKTNLNIVGLYLTPDGNFPHHHPNPMIEANLVDLKSKVSSGGFDCGVAFDGDADRAMLVDETGRTISASELGLVFAHQALAQKKSSIVYNASCSRALPEIIGRLGGIAIEVKVGRPSMKQAMAKHHAVLGIEQAQHYYFAEFNNDTSGLIACLRALSILSKSSKKLSELVRPYRRYYALAEQTFEVPDAQNAIDLVRQNITADRLDYIDGLSIYNKSWWANIRSSNTEPLLRVNLEALDRATAEASLQKIKEIIHKIA, encoded by the coding sequence ATGCTATTTAATCCATCTGTATTTAAGGCTTATGACATCCGCGGCGAAAGCGCCAAGGGTGTGTCTCCCGAGCTTGCCTACAGAGTGGGGCAGTCGATGGCACAGTATTTGCCTCCAGGCCAAGTCGCTGTAGGCAAGGACATGAGGCTGGATTCTATTGATTTGGCAGATAATATCGTCCGAGGCCTGACTGAGCAGGGTAGGGATGTCCTGGATATTGGCCAGGTAAGCACAGATATGCTCTACTATGCCATTGAATCCAAAGGGCTTGCTGGAGGCGCCATGGTTACAGCCAGTCACGATCCCCGTGGCTATAATGGCATTAAGCTGACCAGTAAGGGTGGAGCACCGATAGGTATGGGGTCGGGCCTAGAAATTATAAGGTCTATGGCTAAGGATATGGTGTTTTCACCAGCCGTGGATATCGGTAGCGTGGAAAAGATTGATATTACCAACCTGTGGGTTGACTTCGCTATTAAGGCGGCAGGCAGCATTGACCGTCCGCTGAAGGTAGCCTGGGACGCCGGTAACGGCATGGGGGGTATTGTCGTGGAGAGCCTACTCAAAAAGACCAACCTAAACATCGTTGGGCTGTATTTAACTCCCGACGGTAACTTTCCCCACCATCATCCTAATCCCATGATAGAGGCCAATTTGGTAGATCTAAAGAGCAAGGTTAGCTCCGGCGGGTTTGACTGCGGCGTTGCATTTGATGGAGATGCGGACAGGGCTATGCTGGTTGATGAAACCGGTAGAACTATCTCGGCTAGCGAACTTGGCTTGGTTTTTGCCCATCAGGCTTTGGCGCAAAAGAAATCCAGTATTGTCTATAATGCCTCATGCTCTAGAGCGCTACCAGAGATCATTGGAAGACTAGGCGGGATCGCAATAGAAGTAAAAGTTGGCCGCCCGAGCATGAAGCAGGCTATGGCTAAGCACCACGCGGTACTTGGAATTGAGCAAGCCCAACACTATTACTTTGCTGAATTTAACAACGATACTAGTGGGTTAATAGCATGCCTGAGGGCTCTTTCTATTTTATCTAAATCTAGCAAAAAGCTTTCCGAGCTAGTTCGGCCTTATCGTAGGTACTACGCTCTGGCTGAACAGACATTTGAGGTTCCAGACGCACAAAATGCTATTGATTTGGTACGACAAAATATTACAGCCGATCGGCTAGATTACATAGATGGCCTGAGTATTTATAACAAGTCCTGGTGGGCCAATATTAGGTCCAGTAATACCGAGCCCCTGCTAAGGGTAAATTTAGAGGCTCTAGATCGGGCCACGGCAGAAGCCAGCTTACAGAAGATAAAGGAAATCATCCACAAAATTGCTTGA
- a CDS encoding nucleotidyltransferase domain-containing protein, translated as MSVYKTKQRESQISHACLDLLAYYAVWGLRVDFNTIFSLVSIRTSHLAIKKQLVNLEKRGKVSLVDGKYGLSAHKYPNQKKMLGQQQILLKKALRWARAIGMLPFVKSIVVVNSVALGNAHDQSDIDLLIVTSPNRIFVSKGILMGVLKLLHQLEDQFVSAGRFSLGMFLTTKGVKMQKDIMKVNEPGLVYAMICAKPIYGASIWYGILKCDPYIQEKLPNFVWPKLPMRIYSSGFRIIDRLDDIGYHRHLRHTAAQPKSHHPDAFIRVRPDIINLHHKGTSAQLATQWRSIRDNI; from the coding sequence ATGAGTGTTTATAAAACTAAGCAAAGAGAGTCGCAAATTAGCCATGCCTGCCTGGATCTACTAGCCTACTATGCTGTTTGGGGGCTACGCGTAGACTTTAATACTATATTTAGCCTGGTATCAATAAGAACAAGCCATTTGGCCATAAAGAAACAGCTGGTAAATTTGGAAAAGCGGGGTAAGGTTTCTTTGGTCGATGGAAAATATGGATTATCGGCTCATAAATATCCTAATCAGAAGAAGATGTTGGGTCAGCAACAGATATTGCTCAAAAAAGCTCTTCGCTGGGCTCGAGCTATCGGGATGCTGCCATTTGTTAAATCTATAGTAGTGGTAAATAGTGTTGCTCTCGGGAATGCCCACGATCAGAGCGATATTGATTTGCTAATAGTTACCTCTCCAAACCGTATTTTTGTCTCCAAGGGCATACTTATGGGCGTGCTTAAGCTTCTGCATCAGCTGGAGGATCAATTTGTGTCTGCAGGTAGATTTAGCCTGGGTATGTTTTTGACTACCAAGGGGGTTAAGATGCAGAAGGATATAATGAAGGTCAATGAGCCTGGGCTGGTTTATGCCATGATCTGTGCCAAGCCGATATACGGGGCGAGTATTTGGTACGGGATACTAAAGTGCGACCCATACATTCAAGAAAAGTTACCAAACTTTGTTTGGCCCAAGCTTCCAATGCGAATTTATAGTTCTGGCTTTAGAATTATCGACAGGCTTGACGATATCGGCTATCACCGACATTTGCGACATACCGCAGCCCAGCCTAAGAGCCACCACCCAGATGCTTTTATCCGGGTTCGCCCAGATATTATTAATCTTCACCATAAAGGTACATCCGCCCAATTAGCCACCCAGTGGCGGAGTATAAGAGATAACATTTAG